TATTAGTAGGCTCAATGAGTTTTGGTGTTACTTGAAGAGAGAATGCTGGAATTTCcattcacaaaaaaaataagCGACTCGTATCATTGGAGCTCTAGGGAGCAACATTTTCAAGTAACATTATGCACCCAGTAATTCTGCCCTgagctgtttttcagaagtatAGGATGTTCCATCAAGTGCTAAAAAGAAGCTGTGTGTGAAAGGTTGAAGTTCGTTTGAACATGCTTTACAATATGCAATGTCCTGTTGCTAGGCTTTTTGTGAAGAACTGGAATCTATGATTCAGGAACAGTTTAAGAAGGGGAAGAACCCAACAGGTTTATTGGCTTTACAGCAGATTGCGGATTTCATGACAACGAATGTACCAAATGTCTACCCTGCAGCACCACAAGGCGGAATGGCTGCATTGAACATGAGTGAGTGCACCTTAACTTATAATAGttgaattcttttttttgaaaggctTAAAATGAACACAGTGTGAATGACATGAAAAATGCTGTGAAGTTCAAATGCTATCCTATTCTGCTCACAGGAACATTGCAAACATAAAATGAATTGATTAGTTTCTAATGCCACAGTGATATGCGATGTGActcatttatataatttatatcaaAAGCTATTTCAAGTATGGTATCTTAATTGAAAAGTAAGCGTGATAAGTCAGCActagtaaaaaaattaaagatttaaatATTGCTAATGTTTACCACATGGACTGTCTGCTGGAAAATGAAACGCTCATTAGTAGTCTAGTAACAGTGACGGTCTTTAGAAACGAATTATTTTTGCCATTGAAACACCGTTTGCAGCTTTCTTCTGTGAAGTTAAGCTATAGACAAGAAACAtcagcaggaaaaacaaggaaaacaaaaatgaaaatgtgcaaaTACATTcatgaaaatgatcgggggatggaacacctctcctatgaagaaaggctgagagagttggggttgttcagcctagagaagagaaggcctcGGGGacagaccttattgcagcctgtcagtacttaaagggggcttataagaaagatggggacaaactttttagcagggcctgttgcgacaggacaagggggaatggcttgaaactaaaggggggtagattgagactagatgtaaggaagaaattttttatgctgaggatggtgaagcactggcacaggttgcccagagaggtggtggatgccccctccctggaaacgttccaggtcaggttggacggggctctgagcaacctgatctagttgaagatgtccctgcccatggcaggggggttggactagatgacctttagaggtcccttccaacccaaactattctatggttctatgtgCACACAGGTTTTGTGTTAAGATTATATAAATCTTTGCCTGTGCTCCAAAATAAATCCGTAGTTTAGACTGTAGCGTGGCCTGGTTCTGCTTTATCACAGTTACTTTTAACCACATTTCTAACTGCACTGTAACTAGAACTACAGTATTTGTAATTATTTACCATAATCCTCCTCTCTAGCTTGTACTTAATGTTTCCTATTTAAATGAACTTGTGTGTGTCTTTTTAGGTGTATAATTCTCCTTTTCAGGAATACCAAATCATGTATCTCAAAAAGTGGAATATTTGGGGTTACATTTTTCTGTTAACAATGAAGTTGTATTTTACAGACAATCATTagtttgagagaggaaaaaaaaatattttgctaaggAATGCACTGTCACCTTAGCACTAATGAATATTAAGTAAGGAAACAAATGCTGAGTCTACCGAAGATAAATTACCTTGTCCAAGACTGTCATTATATTTGTGTAATATATATTAGGCCACTATAGTAATTAAAGTTTGCTATCCATTTCTTAGGTTAATATGTTGATATAAATTAGTAGGAACAGCCACTATAATAGCGGTGCATGTTGTTAGGTTTTAACTGATGTTGAACGCAACCCCCCTTGTGCTTTTTTACTCCTTCTCCTTTTCAGGTCTTGGCATGGTGACACCAGTGAATGATCTGAGAGGATCAGATTCCATTGCTTATGAAAAAGGGGAGAAGTTGTTACGATGTAAATTGGCGGCTTTCTACAGATTAGCAGATCTCTTTGGCTGGTCTCAGCTTATTTACAATCATATAACAGTGAGTATTGAATCAACAGATAACAGAATCAATTGTTTTAACATACAAGAGAATTGCTTCCCTCCCCCATCTGTCATTTGCTCTTTGTGTGGAAGAGGAGCGAAGTGGTATTGAAAGCAGTATAATAGTGAAGAGATTTGTCATTGCATCTCAAGAATAAGAACTGGAACAGCTTGGATGTCAGCTACTAAAGCCTGAATAGAGTCTTAAGAGAGTGTACATGAAAGTTCTTATGATGAAATTAAGATTCCTGAAAGCCTCAGTCTTTTAGTATCTTAAATGCTTTGAATAATTGTATGTTTTATTCTGCAAGGTTATGCCTTGGTTTTCTTGCTAAGTACAAAAATATCTTCTTATTAGTCATGCAGTTGAATTTTATAATTCAAGGTACCAACCTTTTTGAAAAAGAAGCCATAGTATTTCTGAACATGAGCAAGCTACTTAGCTTAATGTAGTGTGCCAACAATTTTCCTTGTGACTGAGTAATCGCTGGCATCCATAAAAATAATGACAAGGAGGTCAAATCAAGGAGGTTTTATATGCCAGAAGAATGATCAACATGAGTCTCATGAGTAAAGTCACAGCTGTGGTGTGCAACTCAGTCAATTGTTTTCCTAACAGAgctgaattgttttttttctacataGTAGAGGTTGTCCTTTAtgtattttcagttcttctaGTTGCAGTGTGAATGAgatatggtaattttttttattactgctttttgaGATTTCAAGGTATATTATTTGTGAACCGATGAAGATAAGTGATATGGGTAGGCATAGGATCAAGGCAATGTTGGTTAGATCATTTGGTTCCTTTAGTAAGGGAACGTATCCAACATAATGGTTCTTGTAAACAACTCTGTGCCACCCCCTGATTTTTCATACGTGACAGGAGAATAGATTTTGTAAAAGGGACATTAATGTGGTAAAAAGATCACTAGGCAAGCAGGTTTGGAGATGGCTTTCTAGTGTAAAGTTCAGCCCTGGGAATGTTTATGCATTTAGATAAAAAGGTAAATGTAATAAAGAGCGGCATGCTTAGGGAAGTGGTTAAGGCAAGGGCATGTGAATTGGGGTGGAATGTCTcaagtttgctttcttttggtGGGGGGGAAACACAGGAAGATTAGATAATGGTGATACCAGTTGAGGTGGAATACAGCACTTCGAGTATGAGATTCTGAAAGTATTTTAGATAGTTTTGAAGGGCAGAATGGTGCTGGAAAGCTCTTGGTTAATGGTTTGTCACCAGCAATCACAAGTCATAGTTCACCCATCTTTTACAAACTCCTCCAGTGAATAGCATTCTAAAAGGTGACTAATAGATATAATTTACCTTCAGAAGCTGATAGAGAACAAGGTTGTTATATTTACAAGACAGTCTTGTCTTTGTTCCGTACACCCATACATTAAGTAGTAGTGTGGTAGTAAGGCATTCCTTCCGAATATGGTGAATGCCTACCACTTCATGCAGAGCTGGAGTTTGACTCCAGGTTTTCAGGTTTTTGTGAGTGGATGCTATAATTACTAGATGACTGCATTCAAGTTAAAAGCTGCCAGTGCACTTCTTAAGAGAAAAGATACAACAGCCTTCTGTGAGGGGCATAAGCCTCTGTGTTAGAGGAGAAAGGAATTGTGAGGATATGAGAGTGTATGCCAATCTGGGCATATCGGGGAACTGGGTGGAGTATCTTTGCTTTTCTGGATCCTTATCAATCGCTGACAGCTGCTGTGTGTGGAATTGTTCAGACTGGTGTAGTCCTGATGCGGAAGCAGAATTACAGAGCATCAAGAGCTTTCATGTCAAGTACAATAATGTAGACTAAACTTGGGTGCCTCCAGGGTTAGGCAGAATTTGAGATTACAGGTTTACAGAAGGTACACATCATTCACCAAGTCTTGGTTTGCTTTGAGGGCACGAGCTGTTTATTGGATCTAATCGTAAAGTAAGGTGGTTTGTGAGCCTTGCTGCTTGTTTAATTACGTTTGAGCTTTCTTACTAGCTTTTGGGGCATTTTGAATAATACTTGTTCTTTGTCTTGCATAAATAAGTAAAAGGTATTCTAGATAATTTACAATTCTTTAATGGACGACTATTTTGGTGATTCATAAATACAGGTTAGCTTGAACTAACTGGTGCAGTTTAAGGCTCTTATGCTATAGCATGTTACCAGCTGGTTGTAAAGGAAGCTAGATTTGTACCAGAAGCTTTTGGATGATTGATCAACTACttattttagaaacttttttccctgcagtaGAACTGTATCAAAGTATATATGTATTTGAATTTGCAAGTGGTAGAAGACGTGAGGGAGCATAAAGTAGCTGCATCTCAGGGAAATGGAAAactcataaataaataaaattttaaaaacattaaaaataaatcaaacacaAAAACTGGGTAGACTAATAGCAAAATAGGGAGTTGTTTCATGTATCCAGTAAAACACTTGAAGCCTTTTAATTCTGCACTGAGACACACATAAACTACCGAGCTGTCCCTGTCCTGTACTTCTCATTGTACAGACTTTAAACAGATGCATCGCAAGATGTGAATGGTTTGAAGtcagaattatttttgtattagAAACTCCTGATTGTGTGAATTAGACAAAAGAGCAAAAACACAAGTGGGGGTCAGGATACTTGGTAGAAAACCTACGAGTGTGCTGTAGTGCTCACAGATGTCTCACATGGCACCAGCATCAGTGATGAAACCCTTCTCAGCATCAAGATGTTTTAGATCTGTGGGCCAAATTCTTGCGTTTTCTCACACACTTCTATTTCATATCTTCTGTTTTACTAGGGTAGAAATACAGTTGGAGTATAAactcattctaaaaaaaaaaaaagtaactttttccccccacttctcTCAGTATCATTCCTTTTATCCACAGTAGTCTAGTTGTTGTTACCACAGGATCTATGGATTTACTACCTTCCACCAATCTGAAGGATTCTGGCATGTATCTGCCATCTGGTTTTGTTCAACATGAGTTAATTAACTGTGCTGTATGCTGATTATCTGTTGTAGCATACATGACAGTAGCATGTGTTACAGGCATACTTGCCCGTTCCATACTCAGGAAGTGAAAGTAACTTTCATGTTTTTGGGCCTTCTTGTATGCTTTAATGAAATATTCTTAATAACTTTTACTCATTTTATCCTTAGGCCAGAGTAAATTCTGAGCAGGAGCACTTCCTCATTGTACCTTTTGGACTCCTCTATAGTGAAGTTACTGCATCTAGTCTGGTAAGCAGTTACTGTTTTTCACAGCTGTAAAATATGAATAGCTGAATCTGCTCTGTCTGTATATCTGTCACTGTTTAAATTATGTCCTAGAGAACATTTTACTCTGTGTTACGTGTTTAGAATAGTTTTATTGAACATGGTTGGTTTTGGTACAGCTGAGGTGTCTTGAGAGAGATTTCATTGCACGTGTTCACCACTAGGTGTCCTCTAGTTGATCTAGCTGTAAAGAGGAGCCAGGTCATTTGGACAGCTAATGACATCATGCCCTTGAAAGCTGTTGGCTGTCGAGTCAGGCTTGTCGAGGGAAACAGTATGTGTTTCAGACATAAATGATGCAAACCAATTACAATTTCAAGACACTGTGTCAGATGCCTGATTTAATTGCCATCGTTTAGTGATGTCAGTAGCTGAGGGTGTAGATAAATTATGTTTTTGAGATCTAATGGTTGCAGTTGAAGACACAACTCCCTTAACTGTTAGCTAGTGGGAAGCGTTTTGTGAGCATTTATCTTCAGTCTAGTCAACACTGCTGCTGAAGGCATCTTGAGTTAATGTGGCTGACTCTTGTGTTGAAACAAAATAGAAACTTTCACACTATTCTTTCCACCTGGCTACTGTAAGGTGAGTAACCTCTAGCAGAGAGGTGAGGTAAGTATGTAGGGGTATGTACAAGAGTAGTAACATTTCAAACTTGTATTGCTCTTGACACCTTAAGGTCCCAATACTGCCCCTCAGCTATCTGTAAGGTTGGCTCTTTCCTACCTAACTCCACCTTAACCATCATCtgtaaaattttaattgaaaaagctgtaagaaaaggaatgaagaaaactgAGACCTGCCCTTTCATGTTACTACAAAATTTTTAGAAGAGGGTAAGGGTCACACTGTGGGGGTATTTTTTGTGTtacggtttgggtttttttaaggtgtttTGCTTTTATCTCCATATCAGGAATGTAAGTACCTTGAGAATGAAGGTTGCATGAAGGTAGAGAAATGCACGCACACACAATAGAGAGCGTGTTCACACAGAAAATAGCTAGCAGcaggatttaataagaagataggctACAGTGATAAGGCACATAGCTTAGCCAGATGAGCATGCTGACCAGCAGCCTGCTTACATGACTGGCCCTTTATCGCCCCTTTCTCTCCATTCCTCCCATGCTTGTTCTTCCCTTCTCCACTTTGAAACTCCATTTTCTCCGATCTTGTTCTCTCCCAAATAAACAACCCATGCATAAttactttttcccttttattccaGTTTTGCTATGTCCATATCCAAATTTGGTAGTTATAATGTTACCTGGGCAATCTTAGCCTTACATGGTATCAGTGGTATGGTTACCTTTCACGAACCTGCTCCCCAAAAGGTTCCCAATACTCCTTTTCAGGTATCTGTAAAGTTTGCGAGTTTCTTACATAACTCCACCATAACTCTCTGTGAAATGCAGCCGTTTGTCACAGCGCTGTCTGTTACTTTTGTCAGCTTCTTGCAGTGTTACCTGTTACATGCAGCGATTTCTTGTGTTATATCCAGTAGTTCCTAATGTCCTCTTCAGTTAGCTTAATCTCAAGCCACAGGGCCCTGGTCACCTACCTACAGCCTTATAATGCACATTTTGAcacttgttaaaataaaatgctgaaagaaatacagttttagagCTTCAGTGGTAGATGCTGAATTAAATCAGATTTTTGGCAGTCTTGATTGATTTATGAAACTAATTCTTTTCGTTCCCAGGTTAAAATCAATATTCAGGGAGATGTAGTTGATCGTGGAAGCACTAACTTGGGAGTAAACCAAGCTGGTTTTACTTTGCACTCTGCAATTTACGCAGCTCGACCTGATGTTAAATGCATTGTTCATATTCATACGCCAGCAGGGGCAGCGGTAAGCACACTTTTTAGCTTGACATCTGTcctgttccccccaccccacccaacTGGAAAATAGGTGGGTCCCCCTTAGTCACAGATTTGCTTCCTTTTTGAAGGGCACAAAGCCTTTAAGTCTGCCTTCAGATATGTGGTTCTGTTTGGATCAATCAGATCTTCCTTATTTGGTTGTTACATGAGTGGTCAGATGGTAAATTGAGCTTTATAAttggaaaatacatatttcatatttgtGTGTCCTTTACCACAAAAGACCATATCTTTTGACAGTGAATCATAAGAGCTTTAGcatattttgttggttttgtaaAGCACAATTTATCAAggttttcttaaatatttgaaaCTTTTCCAACACCTCTCATTAGAGCAGCTGGTTACAAGTCAGTTTTACCTCTTTGGAATTTTTTTGAGAGAGTCATCTGGTAACTATTTCAGAGTtcacattctgatttttttttttaactgattaacAGCAGTGATACAACCATTTTAAGGATAAATGATCACATTCCTAAAATTGTGAATTATAGagtagtctttaaaaatattccttaacTTTACCCACAGTGCTGTGGAATTACCTGTGTCAAAGTTCGTCACTAAATTTCTTcgggggggggagaaatcacTGAGTGGAGTGAAAGGAATGAATTTGATTTGGGGGttgtttgttccccccccacccTGAGTCTTTTCCTTATGTTGTTGATATCATATAAAAGCAGCCATACTGAGTCAGACCCAAGATCAATGTGACTTTTGTATCCAGTCCAAAAGTTGCAAAAAATAGAGGCTTTAGGGATGGAGTAGAAGACCACTATGTATGTGCCTgtacacagacacatacatataatatattaaaatatttttttattatcatttttatcattatgatattttatttttttcccccgttaTTTCTGTTGCAAGAAATTAAGTTAGTTGTTTTAATATTTCTCAGGTTTCTGCAATGAAGTGTGGTCTCTTGCCAATTTCACCTGAAGCGCTTTCTCTGGGAGAAGTAGCTTATCATGACTACCATGGTATTTTAGTGGATGATGAAGAAAAGGTGGTTATTCAGAAAAATTTGGGGCCTAAAAGCAAGGTCAGTATTTACATCTGGAATTAAAGAAAAGTATGTGTGTGGGGGTAGGGGAGGTATAATCTTTAGTCAAGAGCAAGAAAACGCTTGCCTTAACTGCTGTTAACTTTCTTTGCAATGTCTCTCTAGGTCCTTATTCTCAGAAACCATGGCTTAGTATCAGTTGGAGAGACTGTTGAGGAGGCTTTCTACTACATTCATAATCTAGTGCTTGCCTGTGAGATTCAAGTAAGAATTTTAGTATATTATGTAATAATACAGTCTGCAATATTAACAAACAGATTAATAGTTGCACACGTTACTGGTTAAAATCTTGATCTAAACTAACGTGGTGATCTGTGAAATCATTATATTATGCGAGGACGTCCAAAACGTTGGTTTAACAAGCAATATTCAAATACTGTATTGGAACCATCAATTTGATATATACTGCCTattaaaacagatattttcaaagCCTTAAGACAACTTTTATGCAAGTATGttaatttatttagctttaaaattaattagatttCTTCTGTTATGCTGATGtcaatttcttttggtttttgggtttccAAGAAACTAAAAGATGACTTCATTGTTTTTAAGGTACGTACCCTGGCCAGTGCAGGTGGACCTGACAATTTAGTGCTTTTAGATCCTGGAAAGTATAAAGCCAAGTCTCGTTCCCCTGAGTCTCCAGCAGGTGAGGGTACTGTATCCCATCCAAAATGGCAGATTGGCGAACAGGAATTTGAAGCTCTTATGCGAATGCTTGATAATCTGGTAAGGCAGGCATTTTTGTCTAATTGTTTCATATGATAAtgtataaaatgctttaaaagctgcAATAAGGGACATTAGTGAAGAATGGGCTGCATGTAGTTGGCATAGTTTATACAGCCTGCAGCCTGTTCTTTCCCAAAGATTAAGGGCCCTCAGACGAGGAGACAGCATGAAAAGCATCACAGAATTCTTCAGGTGTCCTTTGTGCAGGTAGCAGATTTACTTCTGTATTCATAATCTGGTAGTTATCAGTGAGACCAGAGGGGATCCTTGTATGATTTGGCACTTCTAAATGAGAGTTCTGTGGTGCTTGCTACTCCTTAGTCTGTCTTCCCCTCTGTTCCCATCCCCACCCAAAATGCATAAAACAGTGTTAATGTTTTGTCAGGTGCAAGGTCCAGCATGATTTGACTTTGTAAGATTCTAATAGAACCTAGAAGAGCTCAAAAGACAGGCTTCAAATAAATAAGTCTTCAGATAAAATGGTTTCATTAAAATCCCATCTGTAATGAATGACCAGCTAACAACATTTGCTATCCAGCTTTAATGGGAAAGATGATACCTTTCCTGTCAGAAGGCTCCAAGTGATGACTGTAGATAGTGGtaatgaacatattttaaaaaaatatggtcACTGTAATAATCAGACATAGTCTTCTGATTTGTGatttaattaatctttttcctttgtagACTTAACTGTGGTCTTCATGGTCATGTGATGCACGTGCCCCTGACAGGATCCACACTGATGATATCTTAAAATGCTATCCACCCTATCTACTATGTagtaaataactatttttttgtCCCCTTAGATCAGTGTCCTATCTGcagtatggggggaaaaaaaaaaatcaggctactTCATTACTAATTTGAATATCTAATATTTTCATATCAGACAAAGTGATCAGCTATAACCTTAAGTCGATAGAAAAATTCTCATTGATTTTAGTAAGCAATAATGAGACTATTAACATGGTTGGCTACAGACAGCAGACTCCCTGTATCACTGACTGGTACCTTCAGTAGATTGAGTTGGATTTCAGTTTCTCTAGGGAATATCAGTTTTATGTTTCTTACTGCAAACAGGAAAGAGGATCACAAAGCAAATAGCATTGTACATGCTAGGAACGTAGGAATAGAAAGGAGCTTTCAGTCATCCAATACAAGCCCTTACTATTACAAATAGCTACACGTTATATTGGATAGCTAACTACATAAGGCGGTAGATAATTACTCAAGATACACTTTGATCATTAAAAGATGGAGCAGCAGCTAAGGTAATGTCTCAGCAGTGCTTAATGGGCTGAGGTTTCTTTATAACTAGCTTTATCTATAAAGAATTTGAGTGCTTTGGGAGGTAGGCTATTCACACAGTTTTTCCTTGAGCCATTGTAAATAGTTTGCTAGTGGAAACTTCTTAGAGAAACTGTTAAATGTCCTTTTTGTATGTTAAATGCTGAGCAAAATATGGAAGAAAGCAGGGGAAAACATGACTAGTGTATCAGGGAAAgtaaaaagggaagcaaaatatAATTCAGAGGAAGTAGGAGAGAAAAACAACATAGAGAAGATCAAGGAGAGGAGAGAATATGGACATAAAAGTAGCATTCTTGAAGCCTTCCCTTGTATACGATATGTTGAATTCTAGATGTTAGAACGCAGAAGAGATCTTTTTATCTACCCTACATTTTGTGTCATACAGGTGCTTTTTTATGTCCTTGATTTAGAATTGTGAGAAACAGTCAATACATTTgattgcagtaaaaaaaaaaaagtgtaaatgagTAGCTGGAATGGTACAAAGAAAAGTCAGGATTCTACATTTGGACTTAAATCCAACTCCAGAGACTTGAACTATTACTTGAGAATTCAATGAGAAATACCAGGAAACACTAATatacttccccccctcccctggggaaaaaaacctagctTCTGAAGAGGTGTGTATGTAGGCAATTACCACAAAGTACATGTACTTTGAATGCACCCCAAATTCAAGCTTAGCTTGCCTTGTTGCAGTTTAATCATATGCTATTGTCCATAGGAAGAACTGTCAAAAAGAGAGGGCAGGACTGATAATTTAACCAATAGCTATCACTAAAACGTAcactttcatttgtttgttttgaat
This region of Aptenodytes patagonicus chromosome 4, bAptPat1.pri.cur, whole genome shotgun sequence genomic DNA includes:
- the ADD1 gene encoding alpha-adducin isoform X9, whose translation is MNGDSGVGVVTSPPPTTAPHKERYFDRVDENNPDYLRERNMAPDLRQDFNMMEQKKRVSMILQSPAFCEELESMIQEQFKKGKNPTGLLALQQIADFMTTNVPNVYPAAPQGGMAALNMSLGMVTPVNDLRGSDSIAYEKGEKLLRCKLAAFYRLADLFGWSQLIYNHITARVNSEQEHFLIVPFGLLYSEVTASSLVKINIQGDVVDRGSTNLGVNQAGFTLHSAIYAARPDVKCIVHIHTPAGAAVSAMKCGLLPISPEALSLGEVAYHDYHGILVDDEEKVVIQKNLGPKSKVLILRNHGLVSVGETVEEAFYYIHNLVLACEIQVRTLASAGGPDNLVLLDPGKYKAKSRSPESPAGEGTVSHPKWQIGEQEFEALMRMLDNLGYRTGYPYRCPALREKSKKYSDVEIPASVTGYSFTSDGESGTCSPLRHSFQKQQREKTRWLNSGRGDDAPEEGQNGSSPKSKTKWTKEDGHRTATSAVPNLFVPLNTNPKEVQEMRNKIREQNLQDIKTAGPQSQVLSGVVVDRSLVQGELVTASKAIIEKEYQPKVIVSTTGPNPFNKLTDRELEEYRKEVERKQKGPEEPSEDGRQQKERSPPDHTSARTPPSTPIKIEEGDGYAKEYLLP